The Cryptococcus neoformans var. neoformans B-3501A chromosome 4, whole genome shotgun sequence genome has a window encoding:
- a CDS encoding hypothetical protein (HMMPfam hit to CTP_transf_1, Cytidylyltransferase family, score: 340.2, E(): 2.9e-99), producing MSSHRGQPLFSGGMYELLNKGAAEHEEVEEEEEAPVETSPENPSGSQSQTATLSKSARKRLARQASKGLDGKSKSNKQSGSETESPGTPSVPGAEEFPETNIEAPIPQEAPKQQASSPAKTELEHSTTSPSQIPALEKQIPDIAPKKTKPVTAVPEKKEENKEQKKETPKKADAARSSSPPSSNFSPSLPATLPQPTGNALPANRKRKTPQDFTPAGPGNVMNSASPSKIAVKFEDGLAPGEGKEGEKTIAPKKNRNMIERTIWTFIMIGGFIVLLCMGHPYMILLVMLCQTLVYNEVTALFDLRDHGGSKAATPGEQGDSWNKTINWYFFVVANYFLYGESIIYYFKHIVFVDAYFIPFARNHRFISFMLYVVGFVGFVANLQRQYLRQQFALFCWVHISLLLIVVSSHFIVNNILEGLVWFFVPASLVICNDVMAYVCGKLFGKTPLIKLSPKKTVEGFVGAFICTLLFGIAWGTFWMRYPYMICPARDLGTNVFSQVTCRPNPVFMWHSFEFTGVARQALQTILGHPPPSIPYAPFQIHCLVMATFASLVAPFGGFFASGFKRAFNIKDFGHSIPGHGGMTDRMDCQFMMGLFSYVYYSSLIRIQNVTVGGIMQAVVTSLTQPEQIELLYDLKRFLAGQGVKV from the exons ATGTCGTCACACAGAGGTCAACCCCTGTTTAGTGGTGGCATGTATGAGCTGCTCAATAAAGGCGCTGCCGAACAtgaagaagttgaggaggaggaggaggcccCTGTAGAGAC TTCTCCCGAAAATCCTTCCGGGTCTCAAAGTCAAACTGCTACGTTGTCCAAGTCTGCACGAAAGCGGCTGGCTCGACAAGCTTCCAAGGGCCTGGACGGAAAATCAAAGTCCAACAAGCAGTCAGGTTCCGAAACCGAAAGCCCTGGTACTCCTTCAGTCCCTGGCGCGGAGGAATTTCCAGAGACGAATATAGAAGCTCCTATCCCTCAAGAAGCGCCTAAGCAACAGGCTTCTAGTCCGGCGAAGACTGAACTCGAACATTCTACCACCAGTCCTTCCCAAATTCCCGCCTTAGAGAAGCAGATTCCCGACATCGCTCCCAAGAAGACTAAGCCTGTTACCGCGGTCCctgagaaaaaagaggaaaataaggaacagaagaaggagactCCCAAGAAGGCCGACGCTGCCCGCTCTTCTAGccccccttcttcaaacttctctccttccctgcCGGctactcttcctcaaccgACTGGCAATGCTCTCCCTGCCAacaggaaaaggaagactCCTCAAGACTTTACACCCGCTGGTCCTGGAAACGTCATGAACTCTGCTAGCCCTAGCAAGATTGCTGTCAAGTTTGAGGATGGTCTTGCTCCCGGcgagggcaaggaaggcgagAAAACCATTGCTCCCAAGAAAAATCGCAACATGATTGAGAGGACGATCTGGACCTTTATCATGATCGGCGGCTTCATCG TTCTTCTCTGTATGGGTCACCCCTACATGATCCTTCTCGTCATGTTGTGTCAAACGCTTGTCTACAATGAGGTCACTGCTCTTTTCGACCTTCGTGACC ACGGTGGTTCCAAGGCTGCTACTCCTGGAGAGCAAGGCGACAGCTGGAACAAGACTATCAACTG GTATTTCTTCGTCGTGGCCAACTACTTCCTCTACGGCGAATCTATTATCTATTACTTCAAGCACATTGTCTTTGTGGACGCTTATTTCATCCCCTTTGCTCGCAACCACCGATTTATTAGCTTCATGCTTTATGTTGTTG GCTTTGTTGGGTTCGTCGCAAATCTCCAGAGGCAGTACCTTCGTCAGCAATTTGCTCTCTTCTGTTGGGTCCATATTTCACTCTTGCTCATTGTGGTGTCTAG CCATTTCATCGTGAACAACATTCTCGAAGGTTTGGTGTGGTTCTTCGTTCCTGCATCCTTGGTCATCTGTAACGATGTTATGGCATACGTTTGCG GCAAGCTTTTCGGTAAGACTCCTCTGATCAAGTTGAGTCCTAAAAAGACTGTCGAAGGCTTCGTGGGCGCTTTCATCTGCACTCTTTTGTTCGGCATTGCT TGGGGTACATTCTGGATGCGATATCCTTACATGATCTGCCCCGCCCGTGATCTTGGTACCAATGTCTTCTCTCAGGTGACTTGCCGACCCAACCCTGTCTTTATGTGGCACAGTTTCGAGTTTACCGGTGTCGCCAGGCAAGCTCTTCAGACTATC CTCGGCCACCCCccaccttccatcccctACGCTCCCTTCCAAATCCACTGTCTCGTTATGGCCACCTTCGCCTCTTTGGTGGCTCCCTTTGGCGGCTTTTTTGCTTCCGGCTTTAAGCGAGCTTTCAACATCAAGGACTTTGGTCACTCTATCCCTGGACATGGTGGTATGACTGACCGAATGGACTGCCA GTTCATGATGGGTCTTTTCTCTTACGTTTATTACAGCTCACTCATCCGA ATCCAAAACGTGACTGTCGGTGGAATCATGCAGGCTGTAGTCACTTCCTTGACCCAGCCTGAGCAAATTGAGCTTTTGTATGATTTGAAGAGGTTCTTGGCTGGGCAAGGAGTCAAGGTCTAA
- a CDS encoding hypothetical protein (HMMPfam hit to Pyridoxal_deC, Pyridoxal-dependent decarboxylase conserved domain, score: 461.8, E(): 6.9e-136), giving the protein MVDSPTLRPLLSPPGNRRSINQQPRFGSKGSVVKHQRNQLQDATYYLRHDIMDIEEFRKAGYAAVDAICNYYEQLSQKPVKAEVEPGYLLEKLPSEAPVKGEPFEQITAAFQNDILPGITHWQSPNFFAYFPSNTTFEGMLADLYAASVSNPGFNWICSPACTELEQVVVDWVAKILGLSSAFWTDSKVGGGVIMGSASEAALTAAMAARERVLRILSKDANAVANEDIEIPEDVRQKYGQKLVIYGSTQTHSIGAKAAILLGLPFRAVPVTAEDEYALRGDALRAAIETDVAAGLIPFLAIGTVGTTSSGAVDRIAEIGQVLKDYPTMFLHIDAAWAGVAYALPECRDQLRLAEVNEYANSVSTNLHKWGLTTFDATLLFVKDRHDLTQTFDVTPLYLRSKEADTGKVIDYRNWQIPLGRRFRSLKIWFILRSYGVEGFQRHLTRGIEQCQKLASIVRASPDFELVTEPALALLVFRLVPGHTTQLSAETLNNLNKRLYNRLDARKDVFLTQTALKSSNGNSVTCIRFAMGGVHTKFEHVQKTWEVVKEEGCNTIDEWKKEEGNQ; this is encoded by the exons ATGGTCGACTCTCCGACTCTCCGTCCCCTCCTTTCCCCC cCCGGCAACCGTCGATCAATCAACCAACAACCCCGTTTCGGCTCCAAAGGGTCGGTAGTGAAACATCAAAGAAATCAACTCCAGGACGCGACTTACTATCTACGACACGACATCATGGACATTGAAGA GTTTCGGAAAGCAG GATATGCGGCTGTTGACGCTATCTGTAATTACTATGAGCAGCTCTCCCAAAAGCCAGTCAAAGCTGAAGTTGAACCTGGATACCTCTTAGAAAAATTGCCAT CAGAGGCGCCAGTCAAGGGGGAGCCGTTTGAGCAGATAACAGCCGCTTTTCAAAATGATATCCTTCCTG GTATCACCCACTGGCAATCACCCAATTTCTTTGCTTACTTTCCTTCAAACACAACGTTTGAGGGTATGCTTGCTGATCTTTATGCAGCTAGTGTCAGTAACCCTGGTTTCAAC TGGATTTGCTCCCCAGCTTGCACCGAACTGGAGCAAGTCGTCGTTGATTGGGTAGCCAAGATCTTGGGGCTCTCCTCGGCCTTCTGGACTGATTCGAAAGTTGGCGGAGGTGTGATAATG GGATCCGCATCGGAGGCTGCTTTGACTGCTGCAATGGCTGCTCGGGAGAGGGTGTTAAGAATCCTCTCCAAAGACGCCAACGCGGTAGCCAATGAGGATATTGAAATTCCCGAAGATGTGAGACAGAAGTATGGGCAAAAACTGGTCATCTATGGGAGCACACAAACTCATAGCATTGGTGCCAAG GCTGCGATTCTTCTGGGCCTTCCTTTCCGAGCAGTGCCGGTGACTGCAGAAGACGAGTATGCTCTTAGAGGGGATGCTCTGCGAGCAGCAATTGAAACCGACGTCGCAGCTGGGTTGAtccctttccttgcca TTGGCACTGTGGGAACAACTTCATCTGGCGCTGTAGATAGAATTGCTGAGATCGGACAAGTCT TAAAGGATTATCCTACCATGTTCTTACACATCGACGCTGCA TGGGCAGGCGTTGCATATGCACTTCCAGAGTGCCGAGACCAGCTTCGACTTGCCGAGGTCAACGAGTATGCCAATTCCGTCTCTACCAACCTTCATAAATGGGGTTTGACGACATTCGATGCGA CACTTCTGTTTGTCAAGGACCGACATGACTTAACGCAAACATTCGACGTGACTCCT CTCTATTTAAGAAGCAAAGAGGCGGATACTGGGAAGGTAATTGACTACCGTAACTGGCAAATTCCTCTGGGGAGGAGGTTCAGGAGTCTCAAAATATGGTTTATCCTGAGAAGTTATGGTGTTGAAGGTTTCCAGCGTCACTTGACCCGG GGTATCGAGCAATGCCAGAAGCTCGCTTCTATAGTCCGCGCGTCTCCCGATTTCGAACTTGTCACCGAGCCCGCCCTTGCTCTTCTAGTCTTTCGTTTGGTACCAGGACATACCACACAGCTGTCAGCAGAGACTCTTAACAATCTCAATAAACGGCTTTACAACCGCCTAGACGCACGAAAGGATGTGTTTTTGACACAAACTGCCTTGAAGAGCAGCAATGGGAATAGTGTTACGTGCATCAGGTTTGCTATGGGTGGGGTGCATACCAAATTTGAGCATGTTCAAAAGACGTGGGAAGTGGTTAAAGAGGAGGGGTGTAATACCATCGACgagtggaagaaagaggaaggtaaTCAATGA
- a CDS encoding hypothetical protein (Match to ESTs gb|CF193240.1|CF193240, gb|CF190808.1|CF190808, gb|CF186214.1|CF186214; HMMPfam hit to Transket_pyr, Transketolase, pyridine binding domain, score: 223.5, E(): 4e-64; HMMPfam hit to Transketolase_C, Transketolase, C-terminal domain, score: 44.0, E(): 4.3e-10; HMMPfam hit to Transketolase_N, Transketolase, thiamine diphosphate binding domain, score: 740.8, E(): 7.5e-220), giving the protein MANFSSNDITAVNTIRTLAADVVAKANSGHPGAPMGMAPAAHVLFTRFMRFNSKNPKWINRDRFVLSNGHACALQYILLHLAGYEVSMEDLKQFRQIDSITPGHPEVGVTPGIEVTTGPLGQGIANAVGLAISQAHMGAVFNKENFSLIDNYTYCFLGDGCLQEGVASEACSLAGHLKLGNLVAIYDDNKITIDGDTAVSFTEDVEMRFKSYGWNVLHVEKGDDDLAAIEKAITEAKKSKDAPTIINLKTTIGFGSLHAGGHDVHGSPLKKDDIVQLKKKFGFNPEETFVVPKETSDLYHKVAESGAKAEAEWQALFKSYSEKYPKEAAELQRRVEGRLPDGWEKALPTYTTSDAAVGSRKLSETTITKLVEVLPELVGGSADLTGSNLTRWKGAEDFQHPSTGLGSYAGRYFRFGVREHGMTAVCNGIAAYGGIIPFTATFLNFVSYAAGAVRLSALSHLRVLNVATHDSIGLGEDGPTHQPVETAAWLRAIPNLAFWRPADGNETSAAYLVAILSQHTPSVFAFSRQNLPQLANSSIEKATKGGYVVEEVENADVTLVSTGSEVILCLQALEQLKSKGIKARLVSLPCFEVFNNQPKDYKLSVLPSGAPILSVEAYSTFGWGTYSHDHFGLKAWGASGPYNKVYEKFDITPEGIARRAEKVVDFYKKRGQPVFSPLISALDDISE; this is encoded by the exons ATGGCCAACTTTTCCAGCAACGACATCACCGCTGTCAA CACCATCCGAACCCTTGCCGCTGATGTTGTGGCCAAG GCTAACTCTGGTCACCCCGGTGCCCCCATG GGTATGGCCCCTGCTGCCCACGTGCTCTTCACCCGATTTATGAGGTTCAACTCCAAGAACCCCAAGTGGATTAACAGGGACCGATTCGTCCTTTCTAACGGTCATGC TTGTGCTCTCCAGtacattcttcttcaccttgctGGCTACGAAGTCTCTATGGAGGACCTCAAGCAATTCCGTCAGATTGACTCTATCACCCCCGGTCACCCCGAAGTTGGTGTTACCCCCGGTATTGAGGTTACCACTGGTCCCCTTGGTCAGG GTATTGCCAACGCTGTCGGTCTTGCCATTTCCCAGGCCCACATGGGTGCCGTCTTCAACAAGGAGAACTTCTCTTTGATTGACAACTACACCTACTGTTTCCTTGGTGACGGTTGTCTCCAGGAGGGTGTTGCCTCTGAGGCCTGTTCTCTTGCCGGTCATTTGAAGTTGGGTAACTTGGTTGCCATCTACGATGACAACA AGATCACCATTGATGGTGACACTGCTGTGTCTTTCACTGAGGACGTCGAGATGCGATTCAAGTCTTACGGCTGGAATGTCCTCCACGTTGAGAAGGGTGACGA TGACCTTGCTGCCATCGAGAAGGCCATCACCGAGGCtaagaagagcaaggatgCCCCTACCATCATTAACCTCAAGACTACCATTGGTTTCGGTTCTCTTCACGCCGGTGGCCACGACGTCCACGGTTCTC CtctcaagaaggatgacattgttcagctcaagaagaagttcGGCTTTAACCCCGAGGAGACCTTTGTCGTTCCCAAAGAGACTTCCGACCTCTACCACAAGGTTGCCGAGAGCGGTGCCAAGGCCGAGGCTGAGTGGCAGGCTCTTTTCAAGTCTTATAGCGAGAAGTACCCCAAGGAGGCTGCTGAGCTTCAGCGACGAGTTGAAGGCCGTCTTCCCGACGGTTGGGAGAAGGCTCTCCCCACCTACACCACCTCTGACGCTGCTGTCGGTTCCAGGAAGTTGTCCGAGACTACTATCACCAAACTCGTTGAGGTGTTGCCCGAGTTGGTCGGTGGTTCTGCCGACTTGACCGGTTCCAACTTGACCAGGTGGAAGGGCGCTGAGGACTTCCAGCACCCCTCTACCGGTCTCGGAAGCTACGCTGGCCGATATTTCCGATTTGGTGTTAGGGAGCACGGTATGACTGCCGTCTGTAACGGTATCGCTGCCTATGGTGGTATCATTCCTTTCACTGCCACTTTCCTTAACTTCGTCTCTTACGCTGCCGGTGCCGTCCGACTTTCCGCCTTGTCTCACCTTCGAGTCCTCAACGTTGCCACCCACGACTCTATTGGTCTCGGTGAAGATGGGCCTACCCACCAGCCCGTCGAGACTGCTGCTTGGCTCCGAGCTATCCCTAACCTTGCTTTCTGGAGGCCCGCTGACGGTAACGAGACTTCTGCCGCCTATCTTGTCGCCATCTTGTCTCAGCACACTCCTTCCGTCTTCGCCTTTTCCCGACAGAAT TTGCCTCAACTCGCCAACTCTTCCATTGAGAAGGCTACTAAGGGTGGTTatgttgttgaggaggttgagaatG CCGATGTGACCCTCGTCTCCACTGGTTCTGAGGTTATCCTTtgtcttcaagctcttgaGCAGCTCAAATCCAAGGGCATCAAGGCCCGATTGGTTTCCTTGCCTTGTTTCGAGGTCTTC AACAACCAGCCCAAGGACTACAAGCTCAGCGTTCTTCCTTCCGGTGCTCCCATCCTCTCAGTCGAGGCTTACTCTACCTTCGGCTGGGGAACTTACTCTCACGACCACTTCGGTCTCAAGGCTTGGGGTGCCTCCGGTCCTTACAACAAGGTCTATGAGAAG TTCGACATCACTCCCGAGGGTATTGCCAGGAGGGCTGAGAAGGTTGTTGACTTCTACAAGAAGCGTGGCCAGCCCGTATTCTCTCCTTTGATCTCTGCTTTGGATGACATCTCTGAGTAA
- a CDS encoding hypothetical protein (Match to EST gb|CF188691.1|CF188691), with translation MSSSQTRKRSQRLKLPGGTATESARRQVQEVGAIAQDGLSSGAWIYPLLGILYLFSHPTLIRPLLPIIFKGILMSAGVIAALFAFAYLPQVAILAVISGPLAFALAIPLILGEAFVVVMFLTRGILVAQATVDIFDAVLLQKGHSVLVENGRQVTNKGGKVKQLGTLMTKPLSRFNVDSVVRYLLTLPLNFIPLIGTIFFLGYNGYKAGPGFHARYFQLKNFDKDRRQAFIKKRRGAYLMFGTMAMALNLIPIVSIVFSFTTAIGAALWAAELESKGKTPTAVSQSDANNSTGQQEEIEVQLPERAVNDQKKEL, from the exons ATGTCGTCTTCTCAGACACGCAAACGATCACAGCGACTGAAACTGCCGGGTGGAACAGCGACCGAGTCAGCCCGACGTCAGGTACAAGAAGTAGGGGCTATAGCCCAAGATGGTCTGAGTAGTGGGGCTTGGATCTATCCCCTTTTG GGTATTTTGTATCTGTTTTCTC ACCCAACTTTGATCAGACCACTGCTCCCCATAATATTTAAAGGGATTTTGATGTCAGCGGGGGTGATCGCGGCTCTGTTCGCATTTGCTTATTTGCCCCAAGTGGCAATACTCGCGGTAATCTCTGGACCTCTAG CCTTTGCTTTAGCGATTCCCCTCATTTTGGGTGAAGCCTTTGTAGTGGTCATGTTCCTCACCAGAGGAATCTTAGTGGCTCAGGCTACCGTCGACATATTCGATGCG GTTCTTTTACAAAAAGGACATTCTGTTTTAGTCGAAAATGGTAGACAAGTTACCAACAAGGGGGGAAAGGTCAAACAGTTGGGAACTTTGATGACAAAGCCTTTGTCCCGTTTCAATGTC GACAGCGTTGTTCGTTATCTTCTCACCTTGCCTTTGAACTTCATTCCCTTGATTGGAACTATCTTCTTTTTAGG CTATAATGGCTACAAGGCAGGGCCTGGCTTCCACGCACGTTACTTTCAGCTTAAAAACTTCGATAAGGATCGTCGTCAGGCCTTTATTAAGAAGAGGCGCGGTGCTTACCTCAT GTTTGGTACCATGGCTATGGCGCTGAATTTAATTCCCATTGTGTCAATTGTGTTCTCTT TTACTACCGCTATAGGCGCCGCTCTGTGGGCGGCTGAACTAGAGAGCAAGGGTAAGACGCCAACAGCAGTTTCTCAGAGCGATGCGAACAATTCAACTGGCCAGCAAGAGGAAATAGAAGTGCAGCTTCCTGAGCGGGCCGTAAATGACCAGAAGAAAGAATTATAA
- a CDS encoding hypothetical protein (Match to ESTs gb|CF185368.1|CF185368, gb|CF185369.1|CF185369; HMMPfam hit to HA2, Helicase associated domain (HA2), score: 166.2, E(): 6.7e-47; HMMPfam hit to Helicase_C, Helicase conserved C-terminal domain, score: 50.4, E(): 4.8e-12), translated as MMSTDKELYKLELLSLVSKVSQELFNHTKLQDKKLAEFVIALHEQSKTTEAFQKKLNEIGADFPEWFVKNLDRLIVTMHPKYKRKAAKMKASKQSGKSDDGQSVMEEQKQLQARKFPGLSMPDQDWKPAEKYVDERAAKEPHETLPESLSTSDTMAQLESIASRRNRPAAEDFLDGEPAAKKLRSATSSGHDGSSGRRGGYEGGSFRDSFRHGRPTVDERPVLYKIYNGTIANITDFGAFVTLDGVERKIDGNQRSNEGLIHVSNITNGRVNSPRDFLKRGQRVKVKVMAVSPKIGLSMKDVDQNTGDDLSPHLTVKTAEEAAVQQQRMSSYAASGSNSTPLLAVDERQRSSAKRLSSPERFEIKQLIASGAVSAADYPDLDEDFSTNVANHEIEEDIDVEVNEVEPAFLSGQTKVTLELSPVKIIKAPDGSLNRSALAGASLAKERRDLKRLEANEQADAETREINQPWLDPMANQNERQFASDIKGNLLGQKAAQMPAWKAANKVVSYGKITSMSIQEQRRSLPIYKLREQLVAAIRDNQILVVVGDTGSGKTTQMAQYLAEEGFLEKGRLGCTQPRKVAAVSVAKRVAEEVGCRLGAEVGYTIRFEDMTSPETKIKYMTDGMLLRELLVDPDCSKYSVIMLDEAHERTIATDVLFGLLKKACKRRPDLKLICTSATLDAAKFATYFWGCPIFTIPGRTYPVETLYTKEPEPDYLEASLITILQIHLMEPAGDVLLFLTGQEEIDTACEVLYERVKALGPQVPELLILPVYAALPSEMQSRIFEPAPPGARKVVIATNIAETSITIDGIYYVIDPGFAKQNAYDPKLGMDSLIVTPISQAQARQRAGRAGRTGPGKCYRLYTEVAYRNEMLPNPIPEIQRTNLASTILTLKAMGINDLISFDFMDPPPAATMLTALEQLYALGALDDEGLLTRIGRKMADFPLDPPLSKMLIKSVDYGCSEEALTIVAMLQAGGQVYYRPKDKQTQADAKKAKFHQPEGDLLTLLAVYNGWKNSKFSNPWCFENFIQTRAMKTAQDVRKQLIGIMDRYKHDLVSCGTNYNRVRMAICSGFFRNAAKKDPTEGYKTLVEGTPVSIHPSSALFQRPPEWCVYYELVLTAKEYMHQVTVIEPKWLSEVAPTFFRIADQNKISKRKASEKIEPLFDRFAADKDDWRLSKQKKAARSSQTFG; from the exons ATGATGTCCACTGATAAAGAGCTGTATAAGCTCGAGCTTCTCTCGCTTGTATCGAAGGTGTCCCAGGAGCTCTTCAACCACACTAAGCTTCAAGACAAAAAACTAGCTGAATTTGTGATAGCA CTTCACGAACAAAGTAAAACAACTGAAGCGTTCCAGAAGAAGCTCAATGAGATCGGCGCAGACTTTCCCGAATGGTTTGTCAAGAATCTCGACAGACTGATCGTTACCATGCACCCCAAGTATAAGAGGAAAGCGGCCAAGATGAAAGCCTCGAAGCAGTCAGGAAAGTCTGACGATGGGCAATCTGTCATggaggagcagaagcaACTTCAGGCGAGAAAGTTTCCCGGGTTGTCCATGCCTGACCAAGATTGGAAGCCTGCCGAGAAATATGTCGACGAAAGGGCCGCAAAAGAACCGCACGAGACCCTTCCGGAATCACTTTCGACCAGTGATACTATGGCCCAGTTAGAGTCGATCGCGTCTCGCCGAAATAGACCGGCGGCTGAGGATTTCTTGGACGGGGAGCCTGCTGCGAAGAAATTGCGGAGTGCCACTAGCAGTGGTCATGACGGGTCGTCAGGACGACGGGGCGGATATGAAGGAGGCAGCTTTAGAGATTCTTTTAGACATGGGCGTCCGACGGTTGATGAGAGGCCCGTACTCTACAAGATCTACAATGGCACTATCGCGAATATCACCGATTTTGGGGCTTTTGTAACTTTAGATGGCGTAGAAAGAAAAATCGATGGTAATCAAAGGTCAAATGAAG GCTTAATCCATGTATCGAATATTACAAATGGAAGAGTTAACTCACCCCGAGACTTCCTTAAACGGGGTCAACGAGTCAAAGTCAAAGTTATGGCTGTCAGTCCTAAGATCGGTCTAAGTATGAAGGATGTCGATCAGAACACTGGTGATGATCTTTC CCCACATCTTACTGTCAAGACTGCTGAAGAGGCCGCAGTGCAGCAGCAAAGGATGTCATCTTATGCAGCTAGTGGAAGTAACAGCACCCCCCTCTTAGCAGTTGATGAGCGGCAGCGATCTAGTGCAAAGAGATTATCAAGTCCCGAGCGGTTCGAGATTAAACAGCTCATAGCCAGTGGGGCCGTATCTGCAGCAGAT TACCCTGATCTTGATGAAGACTTCAGCACTAACGTCGCCAATCatgagattgaagaagacattGATGTCGAAGTTAATGAAGTCGAACCGGCGTTCTTATCGGGCCAGACCAAAGTCACCCTGGAACTCTCTCCTGTTAAAATCATCAAAGCACCAGACGG CTCACTTAACCGTTCTGCTTTAGCAGGCGCTTCATTGGCGAAAGAAAGACGTGATCTCAAACGTTTGGAAGCGAATGAGCAGGCCGACGCAGAGACCAGAGAGATCAACCAGCCTTGGCTTGATCCCATGGCTAACCAAAACGAGCGGCAGTTTGCATCAGACATCAAAGGGAACCTGCTTGGCCAAAAGGCCGCTCAAATGCCTGCCTGGAAAGCTGCAAATAAAGTTGTGTCGTATGGCAAGATCACTTCTATGAGTATACAAGAACAAAGACGCAGTCTGCCCATCTACAAATTACGGGAGCAGTTGGTCGCCGCTATTCGAGAT AATCAAATTCTTGTTGTAGTTGGAGACACTGGGTCTGGGAAGACTACTCAAATGGCGCAATACCTCGCTGAAGAGGGATTCCTCGAAAAAGGGCGTTTGGGATGCACTCAGCCGCGAAAGGTTGCTGCTGTTTCTGTCGCTAAGCGTGTTGCAGAGGAAGTGGGTTGTCGACTCGGGGCTGAAGTCGGCTACACTATCCGTTTTGAAGATATGACCAGTCCTGAGACCAAGATCAAGTACATG ACCGATGGTATGCTTCTTCGTGAATTGCTGGTTGATCCGGATTGCTCGAAATACTCTGTGATTATGCTTGATGAAGCGCACGAGCGCACAATCGCAACTGACGTCCTCTTCGGTCTCCTGAAAA AGGCTTGCAAACGACGCCCAGATCTTAAGCTAATATGTACTTCTGCCACACTGGATGCTGCCAAGTTTGCGACCTACTTCTGGGGTTGCCCAATCTTTACCATTCCTGGCCGAACATACCCCGTCGAGACACTTTATACAAAGGAGCCTGAGCCCGACTACCTGGAGGCCTCTctcatcaccatccttcAAATCCATCTCATGGAACCAGCAGGCGatgttcttcttttccttacAGGTCAAGAGGAGATCGATACAGCATGTGAGGTTCTATATGAGCGAGTCAAGGCATTGGGTCCTCAAGTTCCAGAGCTTCTCATTTTACCGGTATATGCTGCACTTCCCTCTGAGATGCAGTCACGCATCTTTGAGCCAGCCCCACCTGGTGCACGTAAGGTGGTCATCGCAACCAACATTGCAGAGACCAGTATCACCATTGATGGCATATACTATGTCATTGATCCTGGTTTTGCAAAGCAGAATGCTTATGACCCAAAGCTTGGTATGGATTCTTTGATAGTCACT CCGATCTCCCAAGCGCAAGCACGTCAAAGAGCTGGGCGTGCCGGCCGCACGGGCCCTGGCAAGTGCTATCGTCTCTACACAGAGGTCGCCTACCGTAATGAAATGTTACCCAACCCAATTCCTGAAATCCAACGAACCAATCTTGCATCTACTATTCTCACTCTGAAAGCAATGGGAATCAACGATCTTATCAGTTTCGATTTCATggatcctcctccagcagCAACCATGTTAACAGCTTTAGAACAACTTTATGCTCTTGGTGccttggatgatgaagggcTGTTGACCAGGATTGGTCGAAAAATGGCAGATTTTCCTCTAGACCCTCCTTTATCCAAGATGCTTATCAAATCTGTTGATTATGGATGTTCTGAAGAAGCCTTGACAATTGTGGCTATGCTGCAAGCTGGGGGCCAAGTATACTATCGACCCAAGGACAAACAGACTCAAGCGGACGCCAAAAAGGCTAAGTTTCATCAGCCAGAAGGTGACCTTCTTACATTACTT GCTGTCTATAATGGATGGAAAAACTCGAAATTCAGTAACCCATGGTGCTTCGAAAACTTTATTCAAACACGAGCCATGAAAACAGCGCAAGATGTAAGAAAAC AGTTGATTGGAATTATGGATAGATATAAACACGATCTTG TGTCATGTGGTACCAATTACAACCGAGTACGGATGGCCATTTGCTCTGGATTCTTCAGAAATGCTGCCAAGAAGG ACCCCACTGAAGGTTATAAGACACTTGTTGAGGGTACACCTGTCAGCATTCATCCCTCAAGTGCCTTGTTCCAGCGACCCCCTGAATGGTGTGTGTATTATGAACTGGTTCTTACTGCCA AGGAATACATGCACCAGGTCACTGTTATTGAACCAAAATGGCTTTCTGAAGTGGCACCAACATTCTTCCGTATTGCTGATCAAAACAAGATTAGCAAGCGTAAGGCATCTGAGAAGATTGAGCCTCTGTTTGATCGTTTTGCTGCAGATAAAGATGACTGG CGTCTCAgcaagcagaagaaagcaGCTCGCTCTTCACAGACTTTTGGTTGA